In Aristaeella hokkaidonensis, the following are encoded in one genomic region:
- a CDS encoding L-2-amino-thiazoline-4-carboxylic acid hydrolase: protein MRYAGMPAGMWTLFRNSFRKNLGDVLGYDREKAGEVTEKAKKDYRMLIRRLPEFEKGDRFKMNIVNCALFSAFCLHMHPKPTMEQMTEFYNRSMMIPAMRFFCRLSGRKKFTAKDIEGMKKTEALRAADRNPYSWNMIYIPYQDGSGYEARFFRCGICRLMKELNLYEYVPAMCRLDYTMADASGASRFVREYTLASGGPYCDCGYKKLN, encoded by the coding sequence ATGAGATACGCGGGAATGCCGGCAGGCATGTGGACGCTGTTCAGAAATTCCTTCCGGAAAAACCTGGGCGACGTGCTGGGGTATGACCGGGAAAAGGCCGGGGAAGTTACGGAAAAGGCAAAAAAGGATTACCGGATGCTGATCCGGAGACTGCCCGAATTTGAAAAGGGAGACCGGTTCAAAATGAATATTGTGAACTGCGCCCTTTTTTCAGCTTTCTGCCTGCATATGCATCCAAAGCCGACCATGGAACAGATGACGGAGTTTTACAACCGGTCCATGATGATTCCCGCCATGCGCTTCTTCTGCCGGCTTTCCGGCAGGAAGAAGTTTACCGCAAAGGACATTGAGGGAATGAAGAAGACGGAAGCGCTTCGGGCGGCGGACCGGAATCCCTATTCCTGGAACATGATATACATTCCGTATCAGGACGGCTCCGGGTACGAGGCCAGGTTCTTCCGGTGCGGGATCTGCCGGCTGATGAAGGAACTGAACCTTTATGAATACGTTCCGGCCATGTGCAGGCTAGACTACACCATGGCGGACGCGAGCGGAGCAAGCCGGTTTGTGCGGGAATACACCCTGGCGTCCGGCGGGCCGTACTGCGACTGCGGATATAAAAAACTGAACTGA
- a CDS encoding L-2-amino-thiazoline-4-carboxylic acid hydrolase, with protein sequence MMKYKGFYLHMFSTLIRKHLRESYGKETTRRALKNAPGIYREMLTQVDDIGADNPMASNIYMCFVLMAIWKGAEGAITPDGFRPVIRNMVKTPLVTKILGKRDMNKPEDLAQSWKGLYEKKEWADNRPQYRDKTWDYHIDKTKHRDGVYYYFTNCPLNNYARKYGYMEILPVCCELDYLITEANHAVLHRDQTLASGGTMCDYWVVPDKIKDPR encoded by the coding sequence ATGATGAAATATAAAGGGTTTTACCTGCATATGTTCTCCACGTTGATCCGGAAACATTTGCGGGAATCCTACGGTAAGGAAACCACCCGCCGGGCGCTGAAAAATGCGCCCGGCATTTACCGGGAAATGCTCACCCAGGTGGACGACATCGGCGCTGACAATCCCATGGCCAGTAACATTTATATGTGCTTTGTGCTCATGGCCATCTGGAAAGGTGCGGAAGGCGCCATTACGCCGGACGGCTTCCGTCCCGTAATCCGGAATATGGTCAAAACACCCCTGGTCACAAAGATCCTGGGCAAGCGGGATATGAACAAGCCGGAAGACCTGGCGCAGTCCTGGAAAGGGCTTTATGAAAAGAAAGAGTGGGCGGACAACCGTCCTCAGTACCGGGATAAAACCTGGGATTATCATATTGATAAAACAAAGCACCGGGACGGTGTATACTATTACTTCACCAACTGCCCGCTCAACAATTACGCACGGAAATACGGGTATATGGAAATCCTGCCCGTCTGCTGTGAGCTGGATTACCTGATCACCGAAGCAAACCACGCAGTTCTGCATCGGGACCAGACCCTGGCTTCCGGCGGAACCATGTGCGATTACTGGGTGGTTCCCGACAAAATCAAAGATCCCCGGTGA
- a CDS encoding class I SAM-dependent methyltransferase, which translates to MKKKIWDLYAPIYKQAMKADQKIYNFMYERIPQKIRGMEVLEIATGPGLLARHVAPAARRMIATDYSDGMIAEAKKGPRPANLDFEVADAMSLPYADGSFDVVLIANALHIVPDPQKALREISRVLRPGGLLIAPTFVEHKGTLGSRIWSRILRIAGIRFEHQWSAQEYLKFLEDNGWKVEFSKEMAARIALMYTECREAEKK; encoded by the coding sequence ATGAAGAAAAAGATTTGGGACCTGTACGCGCCGATCTATAAACAGGCGATGAAGGCGGATCAGAAGATATACAACTTTATGTATGAGCGCATCCCGCAGAAGATCCGGGGTATGGAAGTGCTGGAGATTGCCACCGGCCCCGGACTGCTGGCCAGGCATGTGGCGCCGGCGGCCAGGCGGATGATCGCCACGGACTATTCCGACGGCATGATCGCCGAGGCAAAGAAAGGACCGCGGCCTGCCAACCTGGACTTTGAGGTGGCGGACGCCATGAGCCTGCCCTACGCCGACGGCAGCTTTGACGTGGTGCTGATTGCCAACGCCCTGCACATTGTGCCGGATCCGCAGAAGGCGCTGCGGGAGATCAGCCGCGTGCTGCGGCCGGGCGGACTGCTGATTGCCCCGACGTTTGTGGAGCATAAGGGGACCCTGGGCAGCCGCATCTGGTCCCGGATCCTGCGGATTGCGGGAATCCGGTTTGAGCACCAGTGGTCCGCGCAGGAATACCTGAAGTTCCTGGAGGATAACGGCTGGAAGGTGGAATTCAGCAAGGAAATGGCGGCGCGGATCGCATTGATGTACACGGAATGCCGGGAGGCGGAGAAGAAATGA
- a CDS encoding alpha/beta fold hydrolase — MKITETGNRSGKTLVLLPGTGCTWEINFREVLEDLKAQYHLICVNYDGFDGDSSKPFTDMLTVTKKIEDYILENHGGRVDGAYGSSLGGSFAGLLLERGRIHMDHVFIGGSDLDQGSPLVGRIMTGLVGRLIGNAGKSEKKKEKLKKLLVKAFGVDNDAETNDFMEQFAQSIASLHPKTVGREYYSDYVTPLGNDLHAEGTKVHVIYALKMGPKYEKRYLQHFRDPELLRFDMQHEAWLFQKQWRQPVLDAIAACMR; from the coding sequence ATGAAGATCACCGAGACGGGAAACAGGTCAGGAAAGACCCTGGTGCTGCTGCCGGGGACGGGCTGCACCTGGGAGATCAATTTCCGTGAGGTGCTGGAGGACCTGAAGGCACAGTACCATCTGATCTGCGTCAACTATGACGGATTCGACGGGGACAGCAGCAAGCCGTTTACCGACATGCTGACCGTGACGAAAAAGATTGAGGATTATATCCTGGAAAACCACGGCGGCCGGGTGGACGGCGCCTACGGTTCCTCCCTGGGCGGAAGCTTCGCGGGGCTGCTGCTGGAGCGGGGAAGGATCCACATGGACCATGTGTTCATCGGCGGATCCGACCTGGACCAGGGGAGTCCGCTTGTCGGCAGGATCATGACGGGGCTTGTGGGCCGCCTGATCGGAAATGCCGGAAAGAGCGAAAAAAAGAAGGAAAAGCTGAAGAAGCTGCTGGTGAAAGCCTTTGGCGTGGACAACGACGCGGAGACGAACGACTTTATGGAGCAGTTTGCGCAGAGCATCGCCTCGCTGCACCCGAAAACGGTGGGCCGGGAATACTACTCCGACTACGTGACGCCCCTGGGGAACGACCTCCACGCGGAGGGCACAAAGGTGCATGTGATCTATGCCCTGAAGATGGGGCCGAAATACGAAAAGCGGTACCTGCAGCATTTCCGGGATCCGGAACTGCTGCGGTTCGACATGCAGCATGAAGCCTGGCTGTTCCAGAAACAGTGGCGGCAGCCGGTGCTGGACGCCATTGCGGCATGCATGCGGTAA
- a CDS encoding L-2-amino-thiazoline-4-carboxylic acid hydrolase, with the protein MKAYTPENLVKISRYKKLFPTLPEEVRQDVYSRMLVLLKEEEKWCDRGNYKHIAQILTTIALYEVLQMHRKSEPEAYRIISETMWGALTPESYRKMARRSFFLPMMKKILPFGFRHGSGAGWQYTWHLEEDPKDRFHFECRECVYWHIFSERNLMKLGAMFCHSDVINFGKLPYTDFRRTKTLCQGGDCCDFDFIRHKTDAGDGWERFESV; encoded by the coding sequence ATGAAAGCCTATACACCGGAGAACCTGGTGAAGATCAGCCGGTATAAAAAGTTGTTCCCGACGCTGCCGGAGGAGGTCCGGCAGGACGTTTACAGCCGGATGCTGGTGCTGCTGAAGGAAGAGGAAAAGTGGTGCGACAGGGGCAACTATAAGCATATTGCCCAGATCCTGACCACCATCGCCCTGTACGAAGTGCTGCAGATGCACAGGAAAAGCGAGCCGGAAGCCTACCGGATTATATCCGAAACCATGTGGGGCGCCCTGACGCCGGAATCCTACCGGAAGATGGCCCGGCGGTCCTTTTTCCTTCCGATGATGAAAAAGATCCTGCCCTTCGGATTCCGGCACGGCAGCGGCGCCGGCTGGCAATACACCTGGCACCTGGAGGAGGATCCGAAAGACCGGTTCCACTTTGAATGCCGGGAATGCGTGTACTGGCACATTTTCAGCGAGCGGAACCTGATGAAACTGGGCGCGATGTTCTGCCATTCAGACGTGATCAACTTCGGGAAGCTGCCCTATACGGATTTCAGGAGGACGAAAACCCTCTGCCAGGGCGGGGACTGCTGCGACTTTGACTTCATCCGCCATAAAACGGACGCCGGAGACGGCTGGGAAAGGTTTGAAAGCGTCTGA